The DNA region TGCCGTTCAGGAACTGCTCCACGAGCGCGGGATCCACGTCAGCCATGAGACCCTCAGGCCATGGAACATCAAGTTCGCTCCGCTGCTGACCGAGGAACTGCGTCACCGGGAACCCCGGCGGGGTTCCCGGTGGCATCTGGACGAGGTGCACGTGAAGGTCGGAGGGGTCACGCACTGGTTATGGCGGGCCGTGGACGAGTACGGAAGCGTGCTCGATATTCTCCTGCAGGAACACCGCGATACCGAAGCGGCCATATCCTTTTTCACGCACCTGCTGAGGGAACATAACGTGCCAGAGGTTATTCAGACTGATAAGCTCTGGAGCTACGGGGCCGCGATACGGGAACTCCCTGTGCTCCACACAGTGGAGCACATCCAAGTCATTTCCACCGCCCGCTGTAATAACCTTGTGGAGCAGTCGCATCGACCAACACGGCAGCAGGAACGCGCTCAGCTCGGCTTCAAACGAAGACCGCGAACGCAGGAATTCCTCGCCCTACACGCTCGAACCTCGAACCTTCACCGCCAGACCCGAACGGCCACCCCTGCGCCCCTCAGACGAACCAACCAGACCGCAGCTCTGCGCCTCTGGCGAGAGGCGATGCAGCAGGCAGCTTGAGCATCAAGCTGCCTCTGCGCAACTCCGGCCCCGTTGAGGTTGAGTTGCCAGAACCATCTCAAGCCTGTACCCGACAGGTAACTTGGTGGGAGCGGCTCAACGTGTTCGTCCTGTCGCCATCAGTCCAGACCGAGAAACGGGAGAACCTCATGATCTGACTGTTCTCACGGCCCGAGGAGCGTTTCTCCCTGCAAGCCGCAGAACAAAAATGATGGTGCCGACGGCGATCAGGTTCTCGATTAAAGGTTAATCCCCGCACCGGCCGCGCCCCCGGATAATATTTCCAGGCGGCTTAGTCTGCCAGACCGGGCTGCTCCAGGATCACGCTCATGAGCTATTGCCCATTCTCCCACGCCTCGGCTACCCACCGCAGCGTCTCCCACAGGCTACGGTCGCTTCTGCCCCTCCGCTGGGCCTGTCGCCAGACAGTCAGCACATTCAGAGCCAAGCCCACACGCTCCTCAACGGCAAGTTGAGCAGGTGTGAGCCTCTCCCCATGGGCAGCCAGCTCTGCTCGGTATGCTTCGCGCAGACCAGGGCCGAGGCGCGCACGATCAGGCGCTGAAAGGCGCACATACAGCAGGTGAGCGAGGTCTTCTCCGAGGGGAGCCGCATGAACCTGACCATAATCAATCAGGATGGGTGCCCCACCGTTGACCGGCCATAACACCTGCCCCACGTGAATATCGCCGTGCGCCAGGGTCACCCCCCGCGTCGTGCCCAGCAGCGTGGGCAGCGAGCGGACGACCTCCCGCACGGTCTGCGCTTGCGCCGGAAACCGGCTGGAAGCAGGCGAGGCGAGGACCCGCTGTGCTCGGCAGAGGGTCCGCGCCTCGTCCCAACTCCACTCACCCACGAGTTCCGGTCGGTTCAGCCAGAACGCGTGATGTCGGGCAAGCAGGTGCGCTATATCAAGCAGGGCAGCGTCCCGCTCTGCTGCTGTCTTGAAAGCGCCCCAACCGGTTGTCTCATCCGTCAGGTCACGCATCAGCAGATGAGCGCGGGAATGAGCCGGATCGAGGGTGGCGTGCAGCAGTGGCGCGTGCGGCACCGGTGAAAGCGGCGCGAGGTCCCGCAGATAGGCGGCCTCGCGGGCGAGGCGGCGAAAAGCACGTTGATCCCGCCACCCGGCGGGAAGATACTTCAGAAAGAGAGGGCCACGTGGGGTCGCGTAGCGGGCAAAAGCCGCGCCCTCTGCCACCCACGCCTCCAATCGTCGGCGCGAGCCGGGAAAGGCCGCCTGGAGGTCATGCGGCCAGACCCAGGATGAACGGGCCGGACCATGCCCGGACAGCGCGTCTCGCCAGTCGGCCAGCAGCGTCCACCTCAAGCGAGCAGCGACAACACCCCAGCCACCGAGCCGCCCGCGAACACCAGACTGATCAGGAAGAGGCCCAGGCAGCCACCCCGGCGCCGCCCCCGATAATGGCCACCGCGCCGCGTGAAGCCTCGCCTTCTCCCAGAACTCTGCGAGGAGCCGCTCAGCGAAAAGGAACCGTTCGAGAATCCACTCATACGTCAGTGTAAGGGAAACCCGGGCAGGTTCCCAGGGAGGGGAATGGCGCAAAAGCGGGGCAGGCCCACTGTGAGCGTGACCCGGTTTTGCGGTTCTTCCGTTAATTCCGTGCAGCATGTCAGCTGTGGGTTCTGGCAACTTAACCGCAGTAGGCTGATCGTTCGTGACTGACCGCAAGCCCTACCGGCACCGTTTTCCGCTCAGTATCATCGGGCACGCCCTCTGGCTCTACCATCGGTTTCCCTTGAGCGAGCGCGATGTCCAGGAATTATTGCACCAGCACGGCATCGTCGTCAGCCACGAAACCCTCCGTCAGTGGAACATCAAGTTCGCGCCGCTTCTCACCGAGGTGCTGCGCCACCGGGAACCCCAGCAGGGGTTCCCGGTGGTTCCTAGATGAGGTCTGTCTCGACATGGCAGGGAAGAAATTCTGGTTGTGGCGGGCCGTCGATGAATCTGGCGCAGTGCTCGATATCCTGTTGCAGTCTCACCGAGACACGCAGGCGGCCAAGACCTTTTTCGAAAGGCTTTTGGTGAACCACGACGTCCCAAACGTGATTCACACCGATAAGCTGTGGAGCTATGGGGCGGCCATCCGAGCGCTGCCTGTGCTCCACGCTGTGGAGCACAGGCAGGTCATTTCCTCTACGCGCTGCAATAACCTCATTGAACAGTCTCACTGTCCGACCCGGAAACAGGAGCGAAGTCAGCTGGGCTTCAAGAAATTAGGGCGGGCACAGGAATTTCTCGCCCTGCATGCCCGCATTTCGAACATCCACCAGCACACCCGTACCACAGTCCCCGCACTCAATCGGAGAAGGAATCAGTTGGGGGCCCACCGGACATGGCAACACGCCGTTGATGTGGCGGTCTGAAGGTCAGACCGCCACTGGGTAGATTTGGCCTGCTCAAGGTTAAGTTGCCAGAACCAACGCGCGCAAGAATTTCTCCGCTTGCATGCCCGTCTCGAGAACCTCCACCACCACGCTCGTACGAGCGTCTCCGCTATCACCCGAAGAAATAATCAGTGAACCGCTTTCCAGACGTGGTCAACCGTCGCGGCAGGGGTGGCCTGAACTTCAGGCCACCCCTGCTCTCACCATGCCGTCGAACCAGTTAAGGCAACACAACCGATGGAGGAGCTGACCTTCTCGCATAGCTTCCAGATCACTGTTGGCCCCTATGCTGGACCGATGCCTCATGCCCTGATTGTTCACGCCCACCCCGAGGCGAACTCGTTTTGCACCGCCCAGATGCATGAGGCCGCCCATGCGCTACAGGCCCAGGGCTACACCGTGGAAGTCAGTGACCTCTACGCCATGCACTGGGAGGCAGAACTGAACCGTCACGATTTCACCCAGGACATCGAGGGGCATTTCAAACCGCCCCTGGCACAGCAGCAGGCGGCCGAAGCCCATACTTTTGCGCCGGACATCGCGGCTGAGCTTGAAAAGTTGGAGCGGGCCGATCTGCTGGTGTTCTCCTTCCCCATGTGGTGGTTCTCGGTGCCCGCGCTCCTCAAAGGGTGGGTAGACCGGGTCTTCGTGCGGGGCGTGGCCTACGGCGGGAGCGTGGGGACCTTTGTCGAGGGTGGGTTGCGGGGCAAACGCGGCCTGCTACTGTTCACGACGGGCAGTCTGGAAGAACACTTTGGGCCGGGGGCCAGGGACGGCGAACTGGACGTGCTGCTCTTTCACATCCAGCACGGCATGCTGTGGTTCTGCGGCGTCCAGGTGCTGGCTCCTGTGGTCAGTTTTGCTCCAGTGCGGGGCACGCCTGAGGACCGACAGCGGCAACTCGGCGTGGTGCGCGACGCCTTCACCACGTTGGATTCACGCCCAATCATTTTTGGCTAGGGAGGGGTTCGACTTCAGGGGCGGCAATCGACATGGTCCATAAAGGTTTGAACCCTGACACCCAGCCTTAGCATCGTGTCCACTGTCAGGTTGGGGTATACCCCAGGCTGACAGAAGGAGAATCGATGCGGATACTCTGGGTTGTCCGTCATTCTTCTCAAATGATTTCCGAAACTCGTGGGTGCAGTGCAGCGCCCTCAATGGGCCGCAGAATCAACTCACGGTAGATTTCGCCCATACGCTCGGGATCGTGGGGCATGTCGTGACGCAGCCACCAATCAATCAGGTTCAAAAAAGCCTGGATGAAATGATCTGCGGCCACATCGGCTGGGACCCGTGCATCCTGTCGGGCCTCATAGGTCTGGAGGAGTGCCCGCACACCGACCTCAACGATCTGGTC from Deinococcus humi includes:
- a CDS encoding NAD(P)H-dependent oxidoreductase, translated to MPHALIVHAHPEANSFCTAQMHEAAHALQAQGYTVEVSDLYAMHWEAELNRHDFTQDIEGHFKPPLAQQQAAEAHTFAPDIAAELEKLERADLLVFSFPMWWFSVPALLKGWVDRVFVRGVAYGGSVGTFVEGGLRGKRGLLLFTTGSLEEHFGPGARDGELDVLLFHIQHGMLWFCGVQVLAPVVSFAPVRGTPEDRQRQLGVVRDAFTTLDSRPIIFG
- a CDS encoding phosphotransferase family protein produces the protein MRWTLLADWRDALSGHGPARSSWVWPHDLQAAFPGSRRRLEAWVAEGAAFARYATPRGPLFLKYLPAGWRDQRAFRRLAREAAYLRDLAPLSPVPHAPLLHATLDPAHSRAHLLMRDLTDETTGWGAFKTAAERDAALLDIAHLLARHHAFWLNRPELVGEWSWDEARTLCRAQRVLASPASSRFPAQAQTVREVVRSLPTLLGTTRGVTLAHGDIHVGQVLWPVNGGAPILIDYGQVHAAPLGEDLAHLLYVRLSAPDRARLGPGLREAYRAELAAHGERLTPAQLAVEERVGLALNVLTVWRQAQRRGRSDRSLWETLRWVAEAWENGQ
- a CDS encoding TetR-like C-terminal domain-containing protein; its protein translation is DQIVEVGVRALLQTYEARQDARVPADVAADHFIQAFLNLIDWWLRHDMPHDPERMGEIYRELILRPIEGAALHPRVSEII